The region CTGCTTTGGACGAATCAGTATTAGCTTTGGCGCCGGCTTGGACGGAAATGGTAATCGTATCACCGGATTTGATGCTTGTACCAGAAGTAACGTTAATAGTCAGAGTCATTGCTGCACCAGCGCTAAAGTTTGTAGTACTGATAACAATCTTGCCTGCAGAAATCTTAACTTTATTAGCAGCTATATTACCCAAAACAGTAGTAATAGACAGCTTACCTTGTGACAAAGCAGTTGAAATAGCAGCGCCGCTGACTACGTTAATATGAATGACATCAGTTTTGCCAGCCAGCGATACATTGGCAATAGTGCTTAATTTAACCGAACCATTAGCAAAAGTAGATTCGACAGCGCCTTTACCCGCTATCTTATCGGTTACGCCCACCAAATCGCCATTCAACAGTTTCTTGGTGTTGAACTCGGTAGTTTTGGCTATACGGTCAATTTCGCTAGTCAACTGCTTCATTTCGTCCTGCAGCGCAGTTCTGTCAGTAGCAGTATTGGTGTCGTTGGACGCTTGTACAGCCAGTTCACGCATGCGCTGTAGGATGCTGTGAGTTTCGTTCAGTGCACCTTCTGCTGTTTGAATCAGCGAAATACCATCTTGAGCATTACGACCAGCTTGGTCAAGACCACGAATCTGACCGCGCATTTTTTCGCTGATTGCCAGACCTGCAGCATCATCACCAGCACGGTTGATGCGAAGCCCTGAGGAAAGTTTTTCTAAAGATTTGCTGGTTTGAGCATTGTTGGCACTCAACTGGCGATAGGTATTGAGAGCCGCCATATTGTGGTTGATAATCATACCTTTTACTCCTCCTTGATTTTCCTACCAGGCATCCTTGCCCGGTTGTTTTTTGTCCAGCAGCTACTTTCCTATCCGGCCGGTATAGTTGTGCTAGCCACTAGATTATTCAATAATAATATCGGGAAAACAGGCTAATAACTTAAATCCATAATTTGTCGATTTTAAGTAATATAACCTCCTCTATCAATAAATCTCGATATTTCTTGAATTTTCGCCTAGTTATAAAAAAAGGTGAGATTGCTTCCCTACGTTCGCAATGACTGTGAAGGGGCTGAGAACGAGAGATAGGAGTGTATTTCGCACATGAAACAAAAAACCGGGCAACTGTGCCCGGTATCCCACTACAATGCTTTTGCTTTATGTCTAACTTTGGCGGTCCATGCGAATGCCTACGTATCCGCCTGTGCCCAGGCTGTCGTAGGCGCGCGCTACCTGTTGGCGGTGCTTGGTGTTGTTGTACAGGCGCTGCAAGGCAGCGGCGATTGTTTTATTATGCTGACTAATCGTTGTTAACAATTCCCGGCCTTCCGGAGATGCTTTAAAATCATCCTCTGGCAAGGCGTCAAGGCTGGCCTGTATTCTTTCCCGCTGGTCCATGAGCTCTAAAAATAAGTCCAAGTCTTGTTTCAGC is a window of Sporomusaceae bacterium ACPt DNA encoding:
- the fliC_1 gene encoding A-type flagellin, translated to MIINHNMAALNTYRQLSANNAQTSKSLEKLSSGLRINRAGDDAAGLAISEKMRGQIRGLDQAGRNAQDGISLIQTAEGALNETHSILQRMRELAVQASNDTNTATDRTALQDEMKQLTSEIDRIAKTTEFNTKKLLNGDLVGVTDKIAGKGAVESTFANGSVKLSTIANVSLAGKTDVIHINVVSGAAISTALSQGKLSITTVLGNIAANKVKISAGKIVISTTNFSAGAAMTLTINVTSGTSIKSGDTITISVQAGAKANTDSSKAVHAQIGANAGQELEIGISAMDSTSLGVRAANGNALDISTQSNASGAITLINNAIERVSTERSKLGAYQNRLEHTINNLGTSSENLTAAESRVRDVDMAKEMMNFQKNNILAQAAQAMLAQANQQPQGVLQLLR